In a single window of the Pontibacter russatus genome:
- a CDS encoding arylsulfatase, whose translation MKRLSILFCMALFALSAFAQKRPNVIFILADDMGYGDLGCYGQELIQTPNIDKLAASGMRFTQFYAGTSVCAPSRASLLTGLHTGHTPVRGNFEIQPEGQFPIPDSTYTMAEMFRKAGYATGLFGKWGLGHPGSEGAPEHQGFDRFYGYNCQRQSHNFFPDHLWDNKQRVGLANTPTDQRQYAPDLIQERALAFLTGNSKAPFFLYLAYTLPHAGLQLPAGDSVFEAYKRKFGEKPVAVPEKWDGKGYQPQAYPRAAYAAMVTKLDSYVGEVMQEVKRLGIEESTLIVFTSDNGPHREGGNVPEFFNSSGGLRGIKRDLYEGGIRVPMIAAWPSVIKKGTESDYAGAFWDFFPTFAALAGQPAPAGTDGISILPALTSRGKQKQHAFLYWEFHEDGGRQAVRMGDWKGVRLGVKKDRNAPVQLYDLATDPREIKDISAAHPDVVKQIAAIMAREHIANKDFPLVAEK comes from the coding sequence ATGAAAAGACTCAGCATTCTCTTTTGTATGGCGCTGTTCGCGCTGTCAGCCTTTGCGCAGAAACGGCCGAACGTTATCTTCATCCTCGCGGACGACATGGGGTATGGCGACCTGGGCTGCTACGGGCAGGAACTGATACAGACTCCGAACATAGACAAGCTCGCCGCCAGCGGCATGCGCTTCACCCAGTTCTACGCGGGCACGTCTGTCTGCGCCCCCTCCCGGGCCTCGCTGCTGACCGGGCTGCACACGGGGCACACGCCGGTGCGGGGCAACTTTGAGATACAGCCGGAAGGGCAGTTCCCGATACCCGACTCCACTTACACGATGGCAGAGATGTTCCGGAAGGCGGGCTATGCCACCGGCCTGTTTGGGAAGTGGGGGCTCGGGCACCCGGGCTCGGAGGGCGCTCCCGAGCACCAGGGCTTCGACCGGTTTTATGGCTACAACTGCCAGCGGCAGTCGCACAACTTCTTCCCGGACCACCTGTGGGACAACAAGCAGCGGGTCGGGCTGGCGAACACGCCGACGGACCAGCGGCAGTACGCGCCCGACCTTATCCAGGAAAGGGCCCTGGCCTTTCTTACCGGCAACAGCAAAGCGCCCTTCTTCCTGTACCTGGCCTACACCCTGCCGCACGCCGGGCTGCAGCTGCCGGCGGGAGATAGTGTGTTTGAAGCATATAAGCGGAAGTTCGGTGAGAAGCCGGTCGCTGTTCCTGAAAAATGGGATGGAAAAGGTTACCAGCCGCAGGCTTACCCGCGCGCCGCCTACGCCGCCATGGTCACCAAGCTGGATAGCTATGTGGGCGAGGTCATGCAGGAGGTGAAAAGGCTGGGCATCGAAGAAAGCACGCTCATCGTCTTCACCAGCGACAACGGGCCGCACCGCGAGGGCGGGAACGTGCCGGAGTTCTTCAACAGCAGCGGCGGCCTTAGGGGCATCAAGCGCGACCTGTACGAGGGGGGCATCCGGGTGCCGATGATCGCCGCCTGGCCTTCCGTTATCAAAAAAGGGACGGAATCAGACTACGCCGGGGCCTTCTGGGACTTTTTCCCCACCTTCGCCGCCTTGGCGGGCCAGCCCGCCCCCGCCGGCACAGACGGGATTTCCATCCTCCCTGCGCTTACATCCAGAGGAAAGCAGAAGCAGCACGCGTTCCTGTACTGGGAGTTCCACGAGGACGGTGGCAGGCAGGCCGTGCGGATGGGGGATTGGAAAGGCGTGCGGCTCGGCGTGAAGAAAGACAGGAACGCCCCCGTCCAGCTGTACGACCTCGCCACCGACCCCCGGGAGATAAAAGACATCAGCGCCGCCCACCCGGATGTTGTGAAGCAGATAGCAGCCATCATGGCGCGCGAACATATAGCAAACAAAGATTTCCCGCTGGTGGCGGAGAAATAA
- a CDS encoding vitamin K epoxide reductase family protein encodes MADSSEEKHQDDKGMQGGMGMRGVTRPMAEQEVRQHNKQMHGEGQHQRGEYHQEEHQQEKGNGHSMVMSDDMREKMLHMHHMQTLWVYWMIILLGAWVLISPLTFDYSIGTVEPSGGRSVWLTLDQRIAFMKWSDIISGALLIFFGWRGLTPNRPVSLWVCCFVGIWLTMAPLVFWSPTAVAYLNDTLVGALIIALAILIPGMPNMIMYMKMGPETPPGWSYNPSSWPQRWIMMVLGFLGWIVSRYLAAFQLGYIDSVWDPFFGQQSEQVLNSAMSHSLPISDAGLGAIAYTLEFLMGWMGAPSRWRTMPWMVAIFGILVIPLGCVHIFLVISQPVMVGAWCTFCLLAAAIMIPMIPLEVDEVIAMGQFMKKKVKEGEGFWKVFWKGGTIESDAKDEAPELMQFPQEPGAVYASSIWGVSFPRTLTVAALLGAALVFAPGLFGVGIQETVANVFHLTGSLIVVTSVFCMGEPLRRGRYFNVLLGLIVAVAPWFLSSSPAGLSAAGVALGLAVAALALPLGPVKQHYAGWDEYIR; translated from the coding sequence ATGGCAGACAGCAGTGAAGAGAAACATCAGGACGATAAAGGGATGCAAGGCGGCATGGGCATGCGCGGTGTAACCAGGCCTATGGCCGAGCAGGAGGTACGGCAGCACAATAAGCAAATGCACGGGGAGGGGCAGCACCAGCGGGGCGAATATCACCAGGAGGAGCATCAGCAAGAGAAGGGCAACGGCCACAGCATGGTGATGTCGGATGATATGCGGGAGAAGATGCTGCACATGCACCACATGCAGACCCTGTGGGTGTACTGGATGATTATCCTCCTCGGTGCCTGGGTGCTCATCTCGCCGCTCACGTTTGATTACAGCATCGGCACGGTGGAGCCGTCGGGCGGCAGGAGCGTGTGGCTCACCCTAGACCAGCGCATCGCCTTCATGAAGTGGAGCGACATCATCAGCGGCGCCCTGCTGATCTTCTTCGGGTGGCGCGGGCTCACGCCGAACCGCCCCGTCAGCCTCTGGGTCTGTTGCTTTGTCGGCATATGGCTCACCATGGCACCGCTTGTTTTCTGGTCGCCAACGGCGGTGGCTTACCTCAACGACACCCTGGTGGGGGCGCTCATCATTGCCCTGGCCATTCTGATACCGGGTATGCCCAACATGATCATGTACATGAAAATGGGCCCCGAAACACCGCCAGGCTGGAGCTATAATCCCTCGAGTTGGCCGCAGCGCTGGATCATGATGGTGCTTGGCTTCCTGGGCTGGATCGTGTCGCGCTACCTTGCCGCCTTCCAGCTCGGCTACATCGACAGTGTCTGGGACCCGTTCTTCGGGCAGCAGAGCGAGCAGGTGCTCAACTCTGCCATGTCGCACTCGCTGCCCATCTCCGACGCGGGCCTGGGCGCCATCGCCTATACTCTTGAGTTCCTGATGGGCTGGATGGGGGCTCCCTCGCGCTGGCGCACCATGCCGTGGATGGTCGCCATCTTCGGTATTCTGGTCATCCCGCTGGGATGCGTCCATATCTTCCTGGTCATCAGTCAGCCGGTGATGGTGGGTGCCTGGTGTACGTTCTGCCTGCTGGCCGCAGCCATCATGATCCCCATGATACCGCTGGAGGTCGATGAGGTGATTGCGATGGGGCAATTCATGAAGAAGAAGGTGAAAGAGGGCGAAGGCTTCTGGAAAGTGTTCTGGAAGGGCGGCACCATTGAGAGCGATGCCAAAGACGAAGCGCCGGAGCTGATGCAGTTCCCGCAGGAGCCGGGGGCGGTGTACGCGTCTTCTATATGGGGGGTTAGCTTCCCCCGGACGCTGACCGTGGCGGCACTGCTGGGGGCGGCGCTGGTGTTTGCCCCAGGCCTTTTCGGTGTGGGGATACAGGAAACAGTGGCCAACGTCTTTCACCTGACCGGTTCGCTGATTGTAGTCACCTCCGTTTTTTGCATGGGTGAGCCGCTTCGCAGGGGCCGCTACTTTAATGTGCTGTTGGGGCTGATTGTGGCGGTGGCGCCCTGGTTCCTGAGCAGCAGTCCGGCAGGTTTAAGTGCAGCCGGCGTGGCATTGGGGCTGGCCGTGGCGGCGCTGGCGCTACCGCTGGGCCCTGTGAAGCAACATTATGCCGGGTGGGATGAGTACATCAGGTAA